The following proteins are co-located in the Oceanimonas sp. GK1 genome:
- a CDS encoding AAA family ATPase, which translates to MTDLLHDHPSRLRPVRDLFNLDVDMQVPVFEHQDEHVPDIDPSYCFNPDVTLAILAGFTRNRRVLLQGLHGTGKSTHIEQVAARLNWPCVRVNLDGHISRLDLVGKDTIVLEEGKQITRFQEGIVPWALRRPVALIFDEFDAGRPDVMFVIQRILEQDGKFTLLDQNQVITPHPHFRLFATANTVGLGNVTGLYHGTQQINQAQMDRWNIVAKLDYLPREDEIRIVQGKVPRYNDARGHELISQMVAVAELTRAGFAAGDLSTLMSPRTLIAWAENTEIFGDTALAFRLSFLNKCDEAERPLVAEYYQRCFDEELREPQALQLTAI; encoded by the coding sequence ATGACCGATCTTCTTCACGACCATCCCAGCCGGCTGCGCCCGGTGCGCGACCTGTTCAACCTCGACGTGGACATGCAGGTGCCGGTGTTCGAGCACCAGGACGAGCACGTGCCCGACATCGATCCCAGCTACTGTTTCAACCCGGACGTCACCCTGGCCATTCTGGCCGGCTTTACCCGCAACCGCCGGGTGCTGCTGCAGGGGCTGCACGGCACCGGCAAGTCCACCCACATCGAGCAGGTGGCCGCCCGTCTCAACTGGCCCTGTGTGCGGGTCAATCTCGACGGCCATATCAGCCGCCTGGATCTGGTGGGCAAGGACACCATAGTGCTGGAGGAAGGCAAGCAGATCACCCGCTTTCAGGAAGGCATAGTGCCCTGGGCGCTGCGCCGGCCGGTGGCGCTGATCTTTGACGAGTTCGACGCCGGCCGGCCCGACGTGATGTTCGTCATTCAGCGCATTCTGGAGCAGGACGGCAAGTTTACCCTGCTTGACCAGAACCAGGTGATCACCCCCCACCCCCACTTTCGGCTGTTCGCCACCGCCAATACCGTGGGGCTGGGCAACGTCACCGGCCTCTACCACGGCACCCAGCAGATCAACCAGGCCCAGATGGATCGCTGGAACATTGTCGCCAAGCTCGACTACCTGCCCCGGGAAGACGAAATTCGCATCGTGCAGGGCAAGGTGCCCCGCTACAACGATGCCCGTGGCCATGAGCTGATAAGCCAAATGGTGGCGGTGGCCGAACTCACCCGGGCCGGCTTTGCCGCCGGGGATCTGTCCACCCTGATGTCGCCCCGCACCCTGATCGCCTGGGCCGAAAACACCGAGATTTTCGGTGATACCGCGCTGGCGTTCCGGCTGTCGTTTCTCAACAAGTGCGACGAGGCCGAACGCCCCTTGGTGGCCGAATACTACCAGCGCTGCTTTGATGAAGAGCTGCGCGAGCCCCAGGCTCTGCAACTGACGGCTATCTGA
- a CDS encoding cobaltochelatase subunit CobT: MAASLPPSNPAAEARRQQRLEELCAALIRAQSAQREVRYRGHRLEWRGRAYPLRAPHLQLNAQQDDWGSCRGVADAIALRLRHHDPELHRHWLPAPPVARLVFELLEQLRVESLVPAHHPGSRRNLHYRFSAWSNRFLASGQTESHLGLLLFTLSMMSWVQLGGGPIDESTEHLIESTRMFLLREIGQPFGRIRRCREDQAAYGEQALAIALTVNGLIEELQKQLTGDEQDNDALEEVGNGFGLLLDLDGDGEQGASLAGGASTRDGDGEASYRIFTGQYDKEWRADRKVRPELLATLRQQLDSRIREQGLNLNGLTKKLRRLLARPHDDGWRFGEEEGRLDGRRLSTLVTSHADRRVFKQSRQEWHANAAVTLLVDNSGSMRPHMTHIAMLVDLLVQGLERTGARTEVLGFTTGHWNGGQPLKDWQRRGRPANPGRLNERCHLVYKGADTPWRRARQSLAALLKGDLFREGLDGEALLWAEQRLLAEDVNERLLLVISDGCPMDTATRQANAQDLLDSHLMAVADRIDRDPRIRLCALGVGLDLSRYYRHNQLLDLEHSPDNRIFDEILALLGRTMHG, translated from the coding sequence ATGGCCGCCTCCCTTCCCCCTTCGAATCCGGCCGCCGAAGCGCGCCGCCAGCAACGGCTGGAAGAGCTGTGCGCGGCGCTGATCCGCGCCCAATCGGCCCAACGCGAGGTGCGCTACCGGGGCCACCGGCTGGAATGGCGCGGCAGGGCCTACCCGCTGCGCGCCCCGCATCTGCAACTGAATGCGCAACAGGACGACTGGGGCTCCTGCCGGGGTGTGGCCGACGCCATTGCCCTGCGCCTGCGCCATCACGATCCCGAACTGCACCGGCACTGGCTGCCCGCGCCGCCGGTGGCCCGGCTGGTGTTCGAATTGCTGGAGCAGCTCAGGGTGGAGTCTCTGGTGCCGGCCCATCACCCCGGCAGCCGGCGCAACCTGCATTACCGCTTCAGCGCCTGGAGCAATCGTTTTCTGGCCTCGGGCCAGACCGAAAGCCACCTGGGGCTGCTGCTGTTTACCCTGTCGATGATGAGCTGGGTACAACTGGGCGGCGGCCCCATCGACGAGAGCACCGAGCACCTGATCGAGTCGACGCGCATGTTTCTGCTGCGGGAGATCGGCCAGCCCTTTGGCCGCATTCGCCGCTGCCGCGAAGATCAGGCCGCCTACGGCGAGCAGGCACTGGCCATTGCCCTGACCGTGAACGGGCTGATCGAGGAGCTGCAAAAGCAGCTGACCGGCGACGAACAGGACAATGACGCACTGGAAGAGGTCGGCAACGGCTTTGGCCTGCTGCTGGATCTCGACGGCGACGGCGAGCAGGGCGCCAGCCTGGCCGGCGGCGCCTCCACCCGCGACGGCGACGGTGAGGCCAGTTACCGCATCTTTACCGGCCAGTACGACAAGGAGTGGCGGGCCGACCGCAAGGTGCGCCCCGAGCTGCTGGCAACGCTGCGCCAGCAGCTGGATAGCCGCATTCGCGAGCAGGGCCTTAACCTCAACGGCCTGACCAAAAAACTGCGCCGGCTACTGGCCCGCCCCCACGACGACGGCTGGCGCTTTGGCGAGGAAGAAGGCCGGCTCGACGGCCGCCGGCTGTCCACCCTGGTCACCAGCCATGCCGACCGCCGGGTGTTCAAGCAGTCCCGGCAGGAATGGCACGCCAACGCCGCGGTCACCCTACTGGTGGACAATTCCGGCTCCATGCGCCCCCACATGACGCACATCGCCATGCTTGTCGACCTGCTGGTGCAGGGGCTGGAACGCACCGGCGCCCGCACCGAAGTGCTCGGCTTTACCACCGGCCACTGGAACGGCGGCCAGCCCCTGAAGGACTGGCAACGCCGGGGCCGGCCCGCCAATCCGGGCCGGCTCAATGAACGCTGCCACCTGGTGTACAAAGGCGCCGACACCCCCTGGCGCCGGGCCCGGCAGAGCCTCGCGGCCCTGCTCAAGGGCGACCTGTTCCGGGAAGGCCTCGACGGCGAGGCCCTGCTGTGGGCCGAGCAACGGCTGCTGGCCGAAGACGTCAATGAGCGCCTGCTGCTGGTGATCTCCGACGGCTGCCCCATGGACACCGCCACCCGCCAGGCCAACGCGCAGGACCTGCTCGACAGCCACCTGATGGCGGTGGCGGATCGCATCGATCGGGATCCGCGCATTCGCCTGTGTGCCCTGGGGGTGGGCCTCGATCTGAGCCGCTATTACCGCCACAACCAGCTGCTGGATCTGGAGCACAGTCCCGACAACCGGATTTTCGATGAAATTCTGGCGCTGCTGGGGCGGACCATGCACGGCTGA
- a CDS encoding TRAP transporter substrate-binding protein encodes MIFKQRFVKSLSLALCLGAAMASPQLLANTFRVAVGDGAGGTQHELGKAFSEELKARTEGKHDTQLFLNGQLGDEQATVNDASMGLLDFSILAINNVTPFSPSVGVLTLPYMVQSLDDAVALTQGEVGQELVNNTIRDAGVRIVGWAYSGFRVLTNSKQPVSSLADLNGLKIRVPNNEIMIDTYRAWGINPTPMAWSETFTGLQMGVVDGQDNPYITVSAMKFDEVQKYITNIRYLFSIEPLIMSEAVFQSQPEDVQQAILAAGKAATEHSAQWLVAQEDRIKAELVKNGMQISEPANGEQEWMEKAVSQVWPKYYDAVGGKDKLNQILQSLGRDTI; translated from the coding sequence ATGATATTCAAGCAACGTTTTGTGAAATCCCTGTCCCTCGCCCTTTGCCTTGGCGCCGCCATGGCCAGCCCCCAACTGCTGGCCAACACCTTTCGGGTGGCGGTGGGCGACGGTGCCGGCGGCACCCAGCATGAACTCGGCAAGGCCTTTTCCGAAGAGCTGAAGGCACGCACCGAAGGCAAGCACGACACTCAGTTGTTCCTCAACGGCCAGCTGGGCGACGAACAGGCCACCGTCAACGACGCTTCCATGGGGCTGCTCGACTTCTCCATTCTGGCCATCAACAACGTCACCCCCTTCTCGCCTTCCGTGGGCGTGCTGACCCTGCCCTACATGGTGCAGAGTCTGGATGACGCCGTGGCCCTGACCCAGGGCGAAGTGGGCCAGGAGCTGGTCAACAACACCATTCGCGATGCCGGTGTGCGCATTGTGGGCTGGGCCTATTCCGGTTTCCGGGTGCTGACCAACTCCAAGCAGCCGGTGTCCAGCCTGGCTGATCTCAATGGCCTCAAGATCCGGGTGCCCAACAACGAGATCATGATCGACACCTACCGCGCCTGGGGCATCAACCCCACCCCCATGGCCTGGTCCGAAACCTTTACCGGCCTGCAGATGGGCGTGGTGGACGGCCAGGACAACCCCTACATTACCGTCTCCGCCATGAAGTTCGACGAGGTACAGAAGTACATCACCAACATTCGTTACCTGTTCTCCATTGAACCGCTGATCATGTCGGAAGCGGTGTTCCAGTCGCAGCCAGAAGACGTGCAGCAGGCCATTCTGGCCGCCGGCAAGGCCGCCACCGAGCACAGCGCCCAATGGCTGGTGGCTCAGGAAGACCGCATCAAGGCCGAGCTGGTGAAAAACGGCATGCAAATCAGCGAGCCCGCCAACGGCGAGCAGGAATGGATGGAAAAGGCCGTGAGCCAGGTCTGGCCCAAGTATTACGACGCCGTGGGAGGCAAGGACAAACTGAACCAGATCCTGCAATCCCTGGGCCGTGACACCATTTAA
- a CDS encoding TRAP transporter small permease: MSIGTIIYRLIDNIERVICSTLLATFVVILFVQIISRQLFNHSIAWSEELSTYMFVWFVYFGASYATKLAAHNRVTFQFKLFPPRVAVWSEALADLIWVGFNSYFVWLSYDFVFNKMNLFWKSQTLGFPMKYVYMILPIAFALMTFRILQVNYYKLVKGIDIRDPESLEVEKLMDSAQQPKSSTSTQQDEPQPPIQGRVKAGAHHG, translated from the coding sequence ATGTCCATTGGCACCATCATCTACCGGCTTATCGACAACATCGAACGCGTGATCTGCAGCACCCTGCTTGCCACCTTTGTGGTGATCCTGTTCGTACAGATTATTTCACGGCAGCTGTTCAATCACTCCATTGCCTGGAGCGAGGAGCTGTCCACCTACATGTTTGTGTGGTTTGTGTACTTCGGTGCCAGCTACGCCACCAAACTGGCGGCCCACAACCGGGTCACCTTTCAGTTCAAGCTGTTCCCACCTAGGGTGGCGGTGTGGAGCGAAGCCCTGGCCGATCTGATCTGGGTGGGCTTCAACAGCTACTTTGTCTGGCTCAGCTATGACTTCGTGTTCAACAAGATGAACCTGTTCTGGAAGTCCCAGACGCTGGGGTTCCCGATGAAATACGTGTACATGATCCTGCCCATCGCCTTTGCACTGATGACCTTTCGCATTCTGCAGGTGAACTACTACAAGCTGGTCAAGGGCATCGACATTCGCGATCCCGAGTCACTGGAAGTGGAAAAGCTCATGGACTCGGCCCAGCAACCGAAGTCATCAACATCCACACAGCAGGACGAGCCTCAGCCCCCCATTCAAGGCCGAGTCAAGGCGGGAGCCCACCATGGTTGA